The region GAGGTGAGTGTCTGTGTTCCCATCTGGATGACCCTGCTCTCCAGGTCCTAACCCACTGAGAAACATCCTATGCTCTACCCCAACCACCAAACCCCAGAGACCCCAGAGCAACAATTCTCCACTGCACCTATGACATCTGGAGATGACACCATGACTGCACCTGGAGAGGAGCCCCCAGAGCCTCATCAGCAACTACCAGATACATGGTCCGGCCTgcaacaggaggaagagagaacacctaagccacaggccctacctgcaccaattggaggaagagatgcgtaggcaccaatgcaagaacacATTTACCAACCTAAAGATCAATATGGCAACACCTgaacctagtggtcctacaaaaagaagacatgaacaccctaacccagaagaagaaaagaaaatgtccttaaatataactttctgaagatgatagagaatcttagtgaggaaatgaaaaatacccttaaagaaatggaggaaaagataaacaaaaaattggaagaaagcaataaatttcttaaagttaagaaaaccaagaaaaaaaaatcaatcaattggAGCAAAGAGCTGAAACAGTTCGAGACTTGATAAAGGAAATagagtcaataaaaaaaaaacaaaaagcaagggaatactggaaatgtaaaatctaggtaaacaaacaggagatacagatgcaagcataaccaacagattacaagaggagaaagtgagaatcTCAggagctgaagatacaatagagaaagcTTTACGTGCCCAACTATCTCCCAGTCTCAGTCAAGGGAAATGCAGAATTCCACTGTAGAGGTTGTAACCTGCAGGACTTTGGTCTCTCTGGCACCCTTGTGACTTCTATGAGATCACTTCCCACAGTTCTCTACCTCCCTCCATCAACCCCCATCATACTGCCATCCCAGCTGTTCTCCTCAAATGTGCCAGGTCTTCTCTGAGCTCCAGCATCTGTCATCACTCTACCTGGAATGCACTTTCTCCTTTACTGCTGCCAAAGGGCCACACTCTCACTACCTTTATGATTTCTTTCGCAACCTAGAGGATTGGGGAAACCTTTCCTGGCCACTCTGTTTCTCTGTATGGAGCGTTATCTTCAAACTTCATTTTCCCAATCCTGGCCTAGGTGTGTCCTTTTTTATCACTtatcaatatgaaaatatttctcatAGATTTGTGAACTACATGGCTAACTACACATCTGACACAGTACACACTACAAAGGAATTTCCATGAGGATAAAATCCGTTCATCTGCTTCATCCACTCACCTCACCTCTGTGTCCCAAACAGTGTCTGGTACAGCCCACCCAAAGTGTTTATGGGATGaagataaaacaaatgaatgaagaaTCCATGGGACTGAGTATATGAAATCACACAAGTATCCATGCTTCTAGCCATAAAGCTGCAAATGAACCTCCTTCCAAGGCATGGACTAGGATTTTACCAAGGCATGACCAACTAAAACCTTTCCAAGGTGAAAATGAGGTCAACCCTCccttccttgtatccctgttggGAAATGTGTCCTATCCCAAGACATTTATGTGATATGAACTTACCACAAGTCTAACTGGATGCAGAACACAGCAAAAccacaaccaaccaacaaaacatggACGCTGGGAGAAGTGCTCCCCAGAAGACCTGCTGGTGTTGTCTGAACAAAACTACATGATGTAGGAAAGACAACTAAGGCTGCCCTTGTGAGGTGTGCTTGTCGTGTGTCATTCTTGAGGCAGTCTATTCTTGAGGTGAGCATTGATGAGGTTTAGCactttctttcagtgtctggcaGATCCTTGCTTGCTCCAAGTATGTCTTTAGGAAGATCCCCACAGCAAGAACCAGAAACACAGTTCTCTTGGGAGGCAACAGGTGAAGGAGGAGGCACAGCACACAATGTTCTCAGAGGGACTTTGGAAGGAATGAcatcagagatcagaagaggacaggAACCCATGTCCTAAACTCCACAGTTGTGAGACACTTTTCTGGCATTCCAAATTCCTTTTACTACAGAGCCCAGCCCTTTGAAGGGGCAGTTTCCAGCAAAAGGAATTACTTAGCCAAAACCACAATCCCCGGCCCTACCCCATCCCCAGGTTATACCACCCTCTTGCAAAAGAGAGGTGCACACATCTCCATCAGAGGTAGCTGTGAGTTTAAAAAGGAAGGCAGACCTAGTTTGGGTAGGAGGTACCTAGAAGGTGTCAGTTGCTACAGGCTTTTCAGGGAGTCTAACCAGAATGGGATGCCTAAGGAAGGGCAGTTTCCCTTTGCCTGGGAACTGAACGGAGCCACCCGTGGCTCCAGGCAGCTGTGACAGAACATGGACAGCCATGTTCTCTCTGTATCATGGAGCCATGAGGCACAGCCATCAGATGCCCCATCCCTCCAGGAAGGCAAGGATTATTCCAGCCAGCAGAAGGACAATGTCAGGACTGCTATTCCTGGATTCACCAAGGATCCatttttccaaagaaagtactttccCTTTGCCCAGAGCTAGCCATCAACTCTTGTTAGTTGCTTAGGCTTCAGGCTGTGTCAGactctctgaaaacacacaagtcTGATATATAGATACAAACTTGATATTGGCTTCCATTCTCCCAGTAGGCCCTTAGAAAGGCCGTTCAGTGACCCTCTAACATGGGTGCTTTGCTTGACAGCTGACCATTGCCACTATGAAGAGCCAGACAGCAGAAGGTAGATGCATCAGGCCATTCTTCTTGGAATGCTCCTTCCAGTTAAGCTCAGAGTGTACTATGTCATATGTGTGCATCCTCCTGGCCTCTGAAGTCCCAGAGGCTCTCCTCAGGGACCTCCCTGCCCACCAGACCTTTCCTACCCTCCCTAGGACCCTGTTCACACTGCTGTGTGTATTCTCCTACAGGAGTTCCTTTGGTtttctgaaagtcagaaggtGCCAGAAGACTTCACTCTGTTTCCCTTCCTGCCCTTCCCAATCCCTgtctcttgcttctctctgtcccaCCCCCAGGGAGcctctctctcactctggctCACCTCTACTTCTAGGCAGTCCCCTCCTCCACAGCCCAACTCcagttccttctccttctccttctccctccaggACCAGACCAGCTAAGACCCATTCCATTTTTAGATGATACTAGCTCCCTTCTCTCACAGGCTGAATTGACAGctgttccctccttccctgctccacCCACCAAACACACCCAATGTTTTCCACAAGGCAAAGTGCTTACAGACAGCATGCTATACCCACAGAAATGTATATTCGTCCGGACAAACTTATGCCCACGGCGAGCTCCCAACATACTTAAAAGCAGAAGCCTCTGAACATCTACAAATGACAACTTTATTTTAACAGTTGTGGTGGCATAACTTTGCCaattagacattttctttcaagtcaTAGACATAGATATGAAAATCATCATCAAATTTGATAAGATACACCGATGGTAGTGCTTCTACTTTAGCAATAAACTTGCCCTCTCTTTTGCTGCCATCATCATTTGTATATTCAATATGCTTTCCTACCAGACCATCCGCAAATTTCAGGCCCACATCTAGTGGAGGAACCTCATTATGCACTGGCAGGATTCGGAGATCGCCCTCTTTATAATCATCCAGAAGCTCATACATGTATAAGACGGGATCATTTACATAGGTAATGTAAAAGAAGGTATTAAGTATAGGCGCTTTTGCCAGAACCATTCCCCTCCATCGATCTTTTGAGCCATGGTCACCGTCAAACATGTGCTCCACCACTTTGCCAATTATGGTATCATCAAGGTTGGGATCAGGGACTGGGGATGGTTTTACTCTATCAGAGAGCACTTTAAGAGACAATACTCTT is a window of Arvicola amphibius chromosome X, mArvAmp1.2, whole genome shotgun sequence DNA encoding:
- the LOC119804998 gene encoding spindlin-2-like, producing the protein MDPGTSTQYFCTTEAQGEPAAAAAGQGHHDNCTNETATLTKEKPKQKRQSRRCSSLAERNIVGCRISHKWKEGDGPITYWRGTVLDQVAINPSIYLVKYDGIDCVYGLELYQDERVLSLKVLSDRVKPSPVPDPNLDDTIIGKVVEHMFDGDHGSKDRWRGMVLAKAPILNTFFYITYVNDPVLYMYELLDDYKEGDLRILPVHNEVPPLDVGLKFADGLVGKHIEYTNDDGSKREGKFIAKVEALPSVYLIKFDDDFHIYVYDLKENV